In Aquincola tertiaricarbonis, the genomic stretch GCGGCCACTGTGCTGGCCGTCTTCTTCGTGCCCGCCTTCTTCGTGTTCGTGATGGGCGTGCAGGAACGCATCGCGGCCTGGCGCGCGGCACGACGGCCGACGAGCGTGCCTGCCCATGGCCAGGAGGGTTGACACCATGCGACTGCTTGTTGTCGTGGGGGCGCTGGCCCTCTCCGCCTGCTCGCTCACCCCTGTGCTGGACAAGCCGGCCGCACCCGTGCCCGCGGCCTACCCCGGGCAGTCGGCGGACGAGGCCGGCATGAACGGCGCAGACCTGGGATGGCGCAGCATGTTCGGCGAGCCCAGGCTGCAGCGCCTGATGGCGCTGGCGCTGGACCACAACCGCGATCTGAAGCTGGCGGCGCTGAACGTGGAAGCGGTGCGGGCCCAGTACGGCATCCAGCGCGCGGCGCGCATGCCCGCCGTGGATGCCAGCGCGGGCGCCACGCGCCAGCGGGCCGCTGCCAGCGAGGCGGCAGCGGCCACCACCCAGACCCAGTACAGCGTGGGTCTGGCCTCCACCGCCTTCGAGATCGACCTCTTCGGCCGCGTGGCCGCGCTGAGCGACGCGGCCCTGGCACGCTGGCTGGCCAGCGAGCAGGGTCGACGCGCGGCGCAGATCACGCTGGTCGGCGAGGTGGCCGATGCCTACTTTGCCGAGCGCCTGGCACAGGAACAACTGCAGCTGTCCAAGCGCACGCTGGCCGACTGGCGCCAGTCGCTGGACCTGGCGCGCCGCTGGCAGGCGGCACGCCAAAGCAGCGGGCTGGACGTGGCGCAGGCCGAAGGCCAGGTGGCCACGGCCGAGGTGGACCTGCAGGCGCGCGAACGTGCGCTGGCACAGGCCGGCCATGCCTTGCGGCTGCTGGTGGGCACCGACCTGCCCGCAGACGCGCCTGACGCGCTGCCGCTGCAGGACCAGCCGGTGCTCACGCAGCTGCCGGCGGGCTTGCCGTCGGACCTGCTGACCCGGCGGCCCGACATTCGGCAGGCGGAGCAGGCCCTGGTGGCCGCCAACGCCGACATCGGCGCCGCGCGTGCGGCCTTGTTCCCGCTGCTGTCGCTCACGGCCTCGGCCGGTTACGCCAGCCCGGCCCTGGGCCGCCTGTTCGACGGACCGCAGCGGATGTGGAGCTTCGCGCCGCAGCTGTCGGTGCCGCTGTTCGATGGCGGCCGGCTGCGCGCCGAGTTGCGCCTGGCCGAGCTGCGCAAGTCCAGCGCGGTCGTGGACTACGAGCGGGCGATCCAGGTTGCCTTCCGCGAGGTGGCCGACGGCCTGGCCGGTCGCGAAACCTTCGCCCGGCAGCTCGAAGCCCAGGCAAGCGTGGTGGCCAGCGCCGAGCGCCGCGCTGCCCTGTCGGGCCTGCGCTACCGCGCGGGCACCGAAGGCCGCCTGGAACTGCTCGATGCCCAGCGCCAGCTGTATGCCGCCCGGCAGGCCGAGCTGGACCTGCGGCGCAGCGCGCTGGCCAACGCGGTGGCGCTCTACAAGGCCCTGGGGGGAGGCATGAGGGACGACGATGCACCACGCTGACGTGATGAGCGGCCAGGGTCCGGGCTGGCAGCTGCGCTTCTGGACGGTTTTCGGCGGGCAGTCGCTGTCGCTGCTGGGCTGCGCCGCCGGGCAGGCGTCAGGCCGCCGAGGCCTCCGCGCCGTGGAAGAAGTGGGCGGTGCCACCGCCGTCGATCAGGAAGTCGCTGCCGGTGATGAAGCCGCCTTCGGGCCCCATGATCAGCGCCGCCAGGGCCGCCACTTCATCGGGCGTGCCGGCACGCCCGGCCGGCATCTTCTTGAGCATGGCCTGGTAGAACGAGGCCCGCTCACCATGCAGTTCATCGTGGGCCAGCGGTGTGACGATGATGCCCGGGCTGATGGCGTTGACGCGTGCCCCCCGCTGGGCCCAGCGCACCGCCTCACCGCGCACACGCAGCGAATTGCAGCGCTTGGACATCTGGTAGGCATGCAAGGTGTCGCGCACGTTCTTGACGAAGTCCAGCGTCAGCAGTTCTTCGGCGGGGGCGGTGGCCAGCAGCGTGTCCTGCTCGGCGCTGAGCGCCGGCATGCGATAACCCGACTGCGACGAGATCACGACGCCGCAACCGCCTGCGGCCATCAACGGGCCGAACTCGTCCAGCACCACCGCGGTGCCGTAGAGGTCGACCTTGAGGATGGCCTCGATCGGCGCCTGGCTGGGCGACACGCCGGCCGCCTGGATCAGCGCCCGTATGGGGCCCAGCGCCTGTGCCTTGGCGGCCACGGCCTGCACCGCGGCACGGTCCGAGATGTCGGCCTGCAGCGCCGTGACCTCGAAGCCGGCGTCGCCGAGCTGCTTGGCAGCCGCATCGGCCGAGGCCTGGGTGTGGTTGGCCACCACGATGTGGCGACCGGCGCTGACGCGGCGGGCAATGGCCTGGCCGATGCCGCCAGCGCCGAAAACGACGGTGATGTCTGTCATGGAAATGCTCCTGGGTGAGTGGATGGCACCGCGCTGCGATGCGTGTGGTCAGCGTGACCGCAGGCGTGCACAGACGCGGCCCGCCACGGTCACAGCTGGATGTTCTTCAAGGGCAAGTCGCGCACCCGCTTGCCGGTGGCGGCGAACAGGGCGTTGAGCACCGCCGGTGCCGCCACCGCGATGGTCGGCTCACCGACGCCGCCCCAGAAGCCACCGGACGGCATCGCGATGACCTCGACCTTGGGCATCTCGTCCAGGCGCATCACGTTGTAGGTGTCGAAGTTGCGCTGCTCGATGCGACCTTCCTTGACGGTGCACTCTCCGTACAGCGCGGCCGACAGGCCATAGACGAAGGAGCCGGCGATTTGCGCCTCCACCTGCTGCGGATTGACCACGTGACCGCAGTCGGTGGCGGCGACGATGCGGTGGATCTTCAGCTTGCCGTCGGTCACCGACACCTCGGCCGCTGCGGCCACATAGGCGCCGAAGCCCATGATCTGCGCCAGGCCGCGGCCAATGCCGGGCGCGGGCTGGCTGCCCCAGCCGATGCCCCTGGCCGCCGCCTCCAGCACCGCCAGGTGCTTGGGATGCTGGGCCATCAGCTGACGGCGGAAGGTTAGCGGATCGGCGCCTGCGGCGTGCGCCAGCTCGTCGATGAAGCACTCCAGGTACACCGCGTTCTGGTTGAGGTTGACGCCACGCCAGGCACCCGGCCGCACATGCGGGTTGCGCATCGCGTGGTCGACCAGCAGGTGCGGGAAGGTATAGCCGATGGCCATCTCCGCACCGTCCTTGACCAGGCCCTGGTAGATGATCGGATCGCCCCCTTCCGGCGTCAGGCGTGCAGGCGCGTGGTACGCAAAGATGGACTGCCCGGCGATGCGCATGTGCAGGGCCTGCACCTGGCCCTTGTCATCCAGCGCAGCACGCAGCCGGCAGCGTGACACCGGGTGGTAGCGGCCCTGGGCCATGTCCTCCTCGCGGGTCCACATCATCTTCACCGGCGTGTTCGGCACCTGCCGGGCGATCAAGGTCGCGATGCGCACGTAGTCGGTGTAGAGCCGGCGGCCGAAGCTGCCGCCGATGCGCATGTTGTGCACCTCGCAGGCGCTGGCCGGCAGCCCGGCGGCCCGGGCCATCTCGTCGAGGGCGGCGTCGGCCACCTGCGTCGGGCCCCACATCTCGCAGCGCTCGGGGGTCCAGCGCACCGTGGCGGCCAGGATCTCCATCGGCGCGTGGTTCTGGTACGGGTAGCTGTACTCGGCTTCGATGAGGCGCGTGCCCGGCGATTGCGCAGCCCGGCCCAGCACCGCCCGGGCGTCACCGGCCTGGTGGCCGACATAGGCCTTGTCCGCGGCCAGCCCCTCGCGCAGCAGGTCGGCGATGGTCTGGCTGGAGGTCTGGGCGGCGGGGCCTTCGTCCCAGGTGATGGGCAGCGCCTCCAGCGCCGTCTTGGCACGCCAGAAGGTGTCGGCCACCACGGCCACGGTGGACTCGTCCACCCGCAGAACCTGCTTGACGCCGCGGCGCTTGAGGACCTCGGTGGCGCCGAAGCTGACCAGCTTGCCGCCATGCACCGGGCAGGCCTTGGGCACGGCCACCAGCATGCCGGGCATGCGGAAGTCGGCACCGTAGACCAGGCTGCCGTCCAGCTTGTCGAGCGTGTCGATGCGCTTGAGCGGCTGGCCGGCGATCGTCCACAGCTTGGGGTCCTTGAGCGGCACGTTCTCCGGCGGCTGCAGCCGGGCGGCGCTGGCGGCCACCGCGCCGTAGGTGGTCTGGCGGCCGCTGGCGGCGTGCCGGATCACCCCCTTGCTCACCGTGCATTGGGCGGCCGGCACGTTCCATCCCTCGGCCGCAGCCTGCACCAGCATGGCCCGGGCGGTGGCGCCGCCGCGGCGCACGTACTCGTGCGAGCCGCGGATGGCGCGCGAGCCGCCGGTGGACAGGTCGCGCCAGACGTTCTGGCGGCTGCGGTTGGCACCGGGCTTGACGAGCTCGAAGCGCACCTTGGCCCAGTCGCATTCCAGCTCCTCGGCCACCAGCTGCGCCAGGCCGGTGAGCGAGCCCTGGCCCATCTCGGTGCGGGCGATGCGGATGATCACGGTGTCATCGCGCTGCACCACCACCCAGGCATTGACCTCGGCCGGCGCCGACTGCGCCACGGCAGGCTGCGGCGGCACGAGCGAGAAGCCGAACACGAAAGCACCTGCAGCGGCGCCGCTGCCGGCCAGGAAACCACGGCGCGAGATGCTGCCCGCGGTCGTCGATGGGGTCATGTCCATGGTGGCTTACCTCCCTGCAGCGGTGGCGACGTCGGCCGCAGCGGGCGCAGCGGACGCCCCTGCCGCCATGCGGCGGGCGGCCAGCTGGATGCCCTGCAACACGCGGCCATAGGTGCCGCAGCGGCAGATGTTGCCGATCTCGGAGCGGATGTCTTCTTCGCTCGGGTTGGGGTTGCGGGCCAGCAGGGCCGAGGCGGCCATCAGCATGCCGGCCTGGCAATAGCCGCACTGCGCCACGTCCAGCTCGGCCCAGGCCTGCTGCAGCGGATGCGGACGGCCGGGTTGGCCCAGCCCTTCGATGGTCACGATCTTCTGCGTCGGCTCGATCGCCGACACCGGCATCACGCAGCAGCGCACGGCGGCGCCGTCGACGTGCACGGTGCAGGCGCCGCACTGGGCGATGCCGCAACCGTACTTGGCGCCGGTGAGGCCGACGTGATCGCGCAGCACCCACAGCAGCGGTGTGTCTTCCTCGACGTCCACCGTGCGCACTTGTCCGTTGATGTTCAGTCTGGCCATGGCTGTCCTCGGGTTGGCGGGAGGCGGTCAGGGGGCAGGCCTGCGGGCCTGGCACGACGATGATGGGCATGCGCAGCCGACGGGCGGCATCGCGCCTGCGGCGGTGCACTGTAGGCAAGCGGCGGTGCACCCGCTAGATGACTGCGGCTTGTCCCTGTATCAACCCCAGCTTGCAGGTGAACCCCGCCCAATCGGGAAAGGCGCGTTACCGGTGCGGGATGCAGCACACCATCGTGCAGCCACCGCGGCATGCATAGCGCGCTTGGGCCGAGCCGCCAGGAGAGACCTGCTGCTTTTGGTGCGCACGCACCAGTTTCTGTCGACAGCGTCGGGATGACGCTGGACCCGTGCACCCGTGTAGCGCGAAGGCCCCGGTGATCGGGGCCTCGTGAACGCCCGTTGCCCCGCAGCTGGCCTGGCACGCGAGATGCGTTAGCTCCCGTCGGTATTACCAATCAATCCATCCGTAATAACCGTCGACGGGGCAGATCACGATGTTTTTCAAAGCGCTGACTCAACGTCTGACCAGGGGCTTCCAGGCCCTGGTCGTCACCTCCGCCCTGCTGGGCAGCCAGGCCAGCGGGGCGGCCGAGCCCCTCAAGATCGGCTACAGCGACTGGCCGGGCTGGGTGGCCTGGCAGGTGGCCATCGAGAAGGACTGGTTCAAGCAGGCCGGGGTCGCGGTCAAGTTCGAATGGTTCGATTACTCGGCCTCGATGGAGGCTTTTGCCGCGGGCAAGATCGACGCGGTCACGGTCACCAACGGCGACGCCCTGGTCACCGGGGCCGGTGGCGCCAAGAGCGTGATGATCATGCTCACCGACTACTCCAACGGCAACGACATGATCGTGGGCCGGCCCGGCATCAAGTCGCTGCAGGACCTGAAGGGCAAGAAGGTGGCGGTGGAGGCCGGCCTGGTCGAGCATCTGCTGCTGCTCAACGGCCTGAAGAAGGCGGGCATGAAGGAGTCCGACGTCACGCTGGTCAATGCCAAGACCAACGAGATGCCGCAGGTGCTGGCCTCGGGCGAAGTGGCCGCGGTGGGCGCCTGGCAGCCGATCGCCGGTCAGGCCATCAAGGCCGTGCCGGGGGCCAGACCCCTGCTCACCTCGGCCGATGAACCCGGCCTGATCTACGACGTGCTCACCGTCAACCCGGCCAGCCTGGCCAACCGCAAGGCCGATTGGCAGAAGGTGGTGGCCGTGTGGGACAAGGTGGTGGCCTACATCGAAGACCCCAAGACCCAGCCGGATGCGGTGAAGATCATGGCGGCGCGCGTGGGTGTGCCGCCGGCCACCTACACCCAGTTCCTCAAGGGCACGAAGTTGCTGTCACTGGCCGAAGGCAAGAAGGTGATGGTCAAGGCCGAGGGCTTCAAGTCGCTCTACGGGTCGAGCCAGATCGCTGACGACTTCAACGTGAAGAACGGCGTCTACAAGACGCCGCAGAAGGTCGACACCTACATCGACCCGAGCCTGACCAACGCCGCAGCCAAGTAAGGCCGGCCCAGCCTCGTCATGCCTCGCCAGCCGCACGCCACCATGAAGCAGACCGGCCTGCGGGCCATCCGCGCCCCCTTGTCGGCCACGCAGCGGCTGGTGCTGGGCATCGGGTCCTTCGTGCTGCCGCTGCTGCTGTGGTGCGCCGTCAGCTACCTGCCTTTCGTGTGGCATCCGCTGGTGCTGGTGAGCGACCCCGGCGGTGTCGACTACTTCGAGCCCGGCATGCGGGTGGAAGCAGGCGTCTTCGCCGACGAGGTGAAGGCGATGCGCGAGTCCGGCGCCGCCTTGCCCCAGGGGGTGCCGGCCAACCCGGTGTATCTGCCCGCCCCGCACGAGGTGGCGCAGGCCTTCTACACCGGCTTCACCACCCCGCCCGAGCAGAAGGATGCGCCCTGGCTGCACCAGAGCCTGTGGCACAGCATGCAGATCATCTTCTGGGGCTTCCTGATCTCGTCGCTGATCGGTGTGCCGCTGGGCATTCTGTGCGGCACCTACAGCGCCCTGGCGCGGCTCCACGAGCCCTTCATCGAGTTCTTCCGCTACCTGCCGGCACCGGCTTTCGGCGCCCTGGCCGTGGCCATCCTGGGCATCCACGACGGTCCCAAGATCGCCATCATCGTCATCGGCACGCTGTTCCAGCAGGTGCTGATCGTGGCCAACACCACCCGCCAGCTGGACCACAGCCTGCTGGAGGCGGCCATGACCATGGGCAACCGCGGCGCCCGGCTGCTGCTCAAGGTGGTGGTGCCCGGCATCCTGCCGCAGCTCTACCGCGACCAGCGTGTGCTGCTGGGCTGGGCCTGGACCTACCTCATCGTGGCCGAGCTGATCGGCACCAGCTCCGGCATCACCTTCTTCATCACCCAGCAGGCCCGCTACCAGCACTTCGACAAGGTCTATGCCGCGATCCTGATGATCGGCCTCATCGGCCTGGGCATCGACCTGCTGCTGGCCTGGCTGGGTCGCCGGCTCTTTCCGTGGCTGCCGCCGCGCAGCCAGCATTGAGGGCAGTCCACCATGAGCCAGTCGTACCTGCAGCAAAGCGAGGCCGTGCGGGCGCGCTTCGAGCGCCTCAAGGCCCGCGAGGTCATCCTCGAGGTCCAGGGCCTGGGCAAGGCCTACGCGGCGCCGCAAGGGCAGGTCACGGCCTTGAAGGGCATCGACCTGCGCATCCACCGCCGTGAATTCGTCTGCGTGATCGGACCCTCGGGCTGCGGCAAGTCCACCCTCATCCGCATCCTGGCCGGGCTGGAGCAGGCCAGCAGCGGCGAGGTGCTGCTCGATGGCCAGCCCGTCACCGGCCCCGGCAAGGACCGCGGGATGGTCTTCCAGGGCTACACGCTGTTTCCGTGGCTGAACGTGCTGCGCAACGTCATGTTCGGGCTGGAGACCCAGGGCGCCAGTCGCCACGAGGCGCAGGCCCAGGCGCGCCAGTGGCTGGACCTGGTGGGCCTGAGCGCTTTCGCCCATCACTTCCCGCACCAGCTGTCGGGCGGCATGAAGCAGCGCGTGGCCATCGCCCGGGCACTGGCCATCCAGCCCCGCATCCTGCTGATGGACGAACCCTTCGGTGCCCTCGACGCACAGACCCGCGCCCGCATGCAGGCCCACCTGCTCGAGATCTGGAAAAACATCGACATCACGGTGCTCTTCATCACCCATGACCTGGACGAAGCCATCTTCCTGGCCGACCGCATCCTGGTGCTCAAGGCCCACCCCGGCGAGGTGCAGGAGCTGATCGAGGTGCCGGTGCCGCGGCCGCGTTCGGCCGCCCAGGTGGGCAGCCCCGAATTCCAGGCCACCAAGGCCCGGCTGGAAGCGCTCATCCACCCGCCCCAGGCGGCGTCCGATGCCGCAGCGCCTGACGACGTGGTGCCGCACCTGATCCGCTTCACGCACGTCTCCGACAACGTGGAGTGAGCGCTTTGCTTTCAAGGAGGACATGACCATGTTCTGGTCGGAACTCACCTGGGCCGAACTGCCCGACACGCTCCAGGCCGCCGCGCAGGCCGCCATCCTGCCGGTGGGCGCCACGGAGCAGCACGGGCCCCACATGGGCTGCGGCATGGACAGCGTCATCGCCGACCACCTGTGCCGCGCCGTCGCGCGCAACACCGGCGTGCCGATGCTGCCCACGCTGCCGTATGGCTGCTCCCTGGGCCACAGCCGCCGCTGGCCCGGCACCATCCCCGTGCAGCCGATCACCCTGATCGAGCTGGTCAAGCAGATCGGTGACGGCGCCTACCACTCGGGCGTGCGCCGGCTCTTCATCGTCAACACCCACGTCACCAACGCCGCCCCGCTGCGCTGCGCGCTGGAGATGCTGCGCGCCGAGCACGACGACCTGATGGTGGCGGTCATCAACTCGCCGGCCATCAGCGAGCGCGTGCGGCGCTTTCACTTTGCCGATGCCGAAGACTGGCATGCCAACGATGCCGAAACCTCGCTGATGCTGGCGCTGGCGCCCGAGATGGTGCGGCCCGATCTGCTGAGCCAGGCCGACGATCCCGACCGCACCGAAGGCCAGGTGTTCGCGCACCCGGTCAACCGCACCAGCCTCAACGGCGTGACCGGCACGCCCAGCCTGGCCACGGCCGACAAGGGCCGCGAGGGCTTCGATTGGATGGTGGAAGACCTGTCGGCCCTGGTGCGCCGCGGCCTCACCCAGACCCCACCCCTGGCCCATTCCTTCTTCGACCGCGTCTGAGTCCGACGGCGCGCCCTTCCCTCCATCCCCGCAGAGTCATCCCATGCACACCCCTGAAGACATCCAGGCCCTCCAGCAAGCCCTCAAGGCCAAGGGCGTGAAGTACTGCATCGGCGCCTACGTCGACATCCACGGCATCCAGAAGGGCAAGGTCGTGCCCATCGACCACCTGCCCCAGATGGCCGCAGGCTCGGAGCGCTACACCGGCTATGCCCTCGATGGCCTGGGGCAGGCACCCAACGAGGACGAGCTCACCTCCATCCCCGACCTCCACCACGTCGTCCAGCTGCCCTGGGAGCCCACCGTCGCCTGGATGCCGGCCGACAACGCCTTCCAGGGCAAGCCCTACCCCTTGAGCACCCGCGTGGCGCTGAAGAACGTGCTGGCCCAGGCCGCCGAGATGGGCTTTGGCATGAACCTGGGCATCGAGTGCGAGATCTACCTGCTCAAGCAAGGCGCCGATGGCCGCCTGAGCGTGCCCAACCCGAACGACAAGCTGGTCAAGCCCTGCTACGACGTCCAGGGCTTCCTGGACAGCATGGGCTGGCTGGACAAGGTCGCCACCTGCATCAACGACCTGGGCTGGGACCTGTACTCCTTCGACCACGAAGACGCCAATGGCCAGTTCGAGTTCGACTTCAACTACGCCGATGCGCTGACCACCTGCGACCGCATGACCTTCTTCCGCATGATGGCCAAGCACTACGCCAAGGAGGAGGGTCTGCTGGCCACCATGATGCCCAAGCCTTTTGCCGACAAGACCGGCACCGGCGCGCACTTCAACATGTCGCTCTACGACCTGAAAACCGGCAAGAATCTGTTCGCCTGCGACCCGAAGGAAGACCCCCGCGGCATCGGCCTCACGCCGCTGGGCTACCAGTTCGTGGCCGGCATCCTCAAGCACGGCCGCGCCTTGTGCGCCGCCTTCGCGCCCACGGTCAACAGCTACAAGCGCCTGGTGCGCCGCGGCGCCATGAGCTACTTCTCGTGGGCGCCGGTGTTCAACTCGTACGGCTCGAACAACCGCACCAACTCGGTCCGCATCCCGGCCGGCGGCGGACGCTGCGAGTCGCGCAATGCCGATGGCGCGGTGAACCCCTACCTGGCCGCCACCCTGGCGCTGGCCGCCGGCCTGGAGGGCATCCGCGAGGCGCTGAATCCGGGAGCGCCCAACGAAGATAATCTGTACGAGCTGGACGATGCCCAGCGCCGCGAGCGCGGCATCGACTTCCTGCCCCAGACCCTGCAGGAAGCCGTGCAGGCCTTTGCCGCCGACCCGCTGGTGGAACGCACCCTCGGCAAGGCGCTGCGGGACGAATTCATCAAGTACAAGACCCAGGAATGGGAGGCCTACCACCTGTCGGTGAGCCAGTGGGAAGTCGAGCGCTACAGCCACATGTTCTGACACCGATGGACGACCAACCCCCCTCGCCTTCGGCCGAAGGCCGCGCCAGCCCGGTCACGCGCATCAGCATCTCGATGCCGGAAGACCTGCTGACCGACCTCGACGACATGGTGGCCGCCCGCGGCTTCGAGAGCCGCTCCCAGGCCATCGCCACCATGATCCACGAGCAGCTGCTGGAGCACAAAAGGCAGCTCGGCCAACAGGTGATGGTGGGCACGATCACCCTCTTCTACGACCGCTCGGTGCGCGGGCTGCAGAAGCAGCTGGCCGACCTGCAGTGCGAGCACATCGACGAGGTCATCAGCTCGCTGCACGTGCACCTGGCCCAGAACCAGATGATGGAGGTGGTGCTGGTGCAGGGTCCGGCCGCCAAGCTGCAGGCCATCGCCAACGAGATGATCACCCCACGCGGGGTGATCACCGGCCGCCTTCAGCTCATGGCGGCGACGATTCCGCCGCTGCATCCGTTGCCGGGGTGACGCACGGCGCTGCCGGGGGGGCGGCGGCCATCAGGCCTCGATCAGCAGCGCCCCGAACAGCGCCAGCAGCCCCTGGCCGTCGGCGTCCACGCCGTCGGGGTCGGAGATGGCGTCGGTCTGCGGGATCACGGTGTTGTCGGTGGGCCCGGCGAACACGGCGCTGCAGCGGCCCTGCCCGCCCGCGGCCAGCAGGTCGGCCAGCACGTCGAAGGCCGCATCCGGCTCGGCCAGGCGGGTCCACAGCGCGCTGCTGCCGGCGGGGCCGCTGGGCACCGGGATGCCCAGCTTGGCGG encodes the following:
- the glnT gene encoding type III glutamate--ammonia ligase, giving the protein MHTPEDIQALQQALKAKGVKYCIGAYVDIHGIQKGKVVPIDHLPQMAAGSERYTGYALDGLGQAPNEDELTSIPDLHHVVQLPWEPTVAWMPADNAFQGKPYPLSTRVALKNVLAQAAEMGFGMNLGIECEIYLLKQGADGRLSVPNPNDKLVKPCYDVQGFLDSMGWLDKVATCINDLGWDLYSFDHEDANGQFEFDFNYADALTTCDRMTFFRMMAKHYAKEEGLLATMMPKPFADKTGTGAHFNMSLYDLKTGKNLFACDPKEDPRGIGLTPLGYQFVAGILKHGRALCAAFAPTVNSYKRLVRRGAMSYFSWAPVFNSYGSNNRTNSVRIPAGGGRCESRNADGAVNPYLAATLALAAGLEGIREALNPGAPNEDNLYELDDAQRRERGIDFLPQTLQEAVQAFAADPLVERTLGKALRDEFIKYKTQEWEAYHLSVSQWEVERYSHMF
- the nikR gene encoding nickel-responsive transcriptional regulator NikR, with translation MDDQPPSPSAEGRASPVTRISISMPEDLLTDLDDMVAARGFESRSQAIATMIHEQLLEHKRQLGQQVMVGTITLFYDRSVRGLQKQLADLQCEHIDEVISSLHVHLAQNQMMEVVLVQGPAAKLQAIANEMITPRGVITGRLQLMAATIPPLHPLPG
- a CDS encoding ABC transporter permease, with the protein product MKQTGLRAIRAPLSATQRLVLGIGSFVLPLLLWCAVSYLPFVWHPLVLVSDPGGVDYFEPGMRVEAGVFADEVKAMRESGAALPQGVPANPVYLPAPHEVAQAFYTGFTTPPEQKDAPWLHQSLWHSMQIIFWGFLISSLIGVPLGILCGTYSALARLHEPFIEFFRYLPAPAFGALAVAILGIHDGPKIAIIVIGTLFQQVLIVANTTRQLDHSLLEAAMTMGNRGARLLLKVVVPGILPQLYRDQRVLLGWAWTYLIVAELIGTSSGITFFITQQARYQHFDKVYAAILMIGLIGLGIDLLLAWLGRRLFPWLPPRSQH
- a CDS encoding creatininase family protein, whose protein sequence is MTMFWSELTWAELPDTLQAAAQAAILPVGATEQHGPHMGCGMDSVIADHLCRAVARNTGVPMLPTLPYGCSLGHSRRWPGTIPVQPITLIELVKQIGDGAYHSGVRRLFIVNTHVTNAAPLRCALEMLRAEHDDLMVAVINSPAISERVRRFHFADAEDWHANDAETSLMLALAPEMVRPDLLSQADDPDRTEGQVFAHPVNRTSLNGVTGTPSLATADKGREGFDWMVEDLSALVRRGLTQTPPLAHSFFDRV
- a CDS encoding xanthine dehydrogenase family protein molybdopterin-binding subunit, with the translated sequence MTPSTTAGSISRRGFLAGSGAAAGAFVFGFSLVPPQPAVAQSAPAEVNAWVVVQRDDTVIIRIARTEMGQGSLTGLAQLVAEELECDWAKVRFELVKPGANRSRQNVWRDLSTGGSRAIRGSHEYVRRGGATARAMLVQAAAEGWNVPAAQCTVSKGVIRHAASGRQTTYGAVAASAARLQPPENVPLKDPKLWTIAGQPLKRIDTLDKLDGSLVYGADFRMPGMLVAVPKACPVHGGKLVSFGATEVLKRRGVKQVLRVDESTVAVVADTFWRAKTALEALPITWDEGPAAQTSSQTIADLLREGLAADKAYVGHQAGDARAVLGRAAQSPGTRLIEAEYSYPYQNHAPMEILAATVRWTPERCEMWGPTQVADAALDEMARAAGLPASACEVHNMRIGGSFGRRLYTDYVRIATLIARQVPNTPVKMMWTREEDMAQGRYHPVSRCRLRAALDDKGQVQALHMRIAGQSIFAYHAPARLTPEGGDPIIYQGLVKDGAEMAIGYTFPHLLVDHAMRNPHVRPGAWRGVNLNQNAVYLECFIDELAHAAGADPLTFRRQLMAQHPKHLAVLEAAARGIGWGSQPAPGIGRGLAQIMGFGAYVAAAAEVSVTDGKLKIHRIVAATDCGHVVNPQQVEAQIAGSFVYGLSAALYGECTVKEGRIEQRNFDTYNVMRLDEMPKVEVIAMPSGGFWGGVGEPTIAVAAPAVLNALFAATGKRVRDLPLKNIQL
- a CDS encoding efflux transporter outer membrane subunit, which translates into the protein MRLLVVVGALALSACSLTPVLDKPAAPVPAAYPGQSADEAGMNGADLGWRSMFGEPRLQRLMALALDHNRDLKLAALNVEAVRAQYGIQRAARMPAVDASAGATRQRAAASEAAAATTQTQYSVGLASTAFEIDLFGRVAALSDAALARWLASEQGRRAAQITLVGEVADAYFAERLAQEQLQLSKRTLADWRQSLDLARRWQAARQSSGLDVAQAEGQVATAEVDLQARERALAQAGHALRLLVGTDLPADAPDALPLQDQPVLTQLPAGLPSDLLTRRPDIRQAEQALVAANADIGAARAALFPLLSLTASAGYASPALGRLFDGPQRMWSFAPQLSVPLFDGGRLRAELRLAELRKSSAVVDYERAIQVAFREVADGLAGRETFARQLEAQASVVASAERRAALSGLRYRAGTEGRLELLDAQRQLYAARQAELDLRRSALANAVALYKALGGGMRDDDAPR
- a CDS encoding SDR family oxidoreductase translates to MTDITVVFGAGGIGQAIARRVSAGRHIVVANHTQASADAAAKQLGDAGFEVTALQADISDRAAVQAVAAKAQALGPIRALIQAAGVSPSQAPIEAILKVDLYGTAVVLDEFGPLMAAGGCGVVISSQSGYRMPALSAEQDTLLATAPAEELLTLDFVKNVRDTLHAYQMSKRCNSLRVRGEAVRWAQRGARVNAISPGIIVTPLAHDELHGERASFYQAMLKKMPAGRAGTPDEVAALAALIMGPEGGFITGSDFLIDGGGTAHFFHGAEASAA
- a CDS encoding (2Fe-2S)-binding protein — its product is MARLNINGQVRTVDVEEDTPLLWVLRDHVGLTGAKYGCGIAQCGACTVHVDGAAVRCCVMPVSAIEPTQKIVTIEGLGQPGRPHPLQQAWAELDVAQCGYCQAGMLMAASALLARNPNPSEEDIRSEIGNICRCGTYGRVLQGIQLAARRMAAGASAAPAAADVATAAGR
- a CDS encoding ABC transporter ATP-binding protein, which translates into the protein MSQSYLQQSEAVRARFERLKAREVILEVQGLGKAYAAPQGQVTALKGIDLRIHRREFVCVIGPSGCGKSTLIRILAGLEQASSGEVLLDGQPVTGPGKDRGMVFQGYTLFPWLNVLRNVMFGLETQGASRHEAQAQARQWLDLVGLSAFAHHFPHQLSGGMKQRVAIARALAIQPRILLMDEPFGALDAQTRARMQAHLLEIWKNIDITVLFITHDLDEAIFLADRILVLKAHPGEVQELIEVPVPRPRSAAQVGSPEFQATKARLEALIHPPQAASDAAAPDDVVPHLIRFTHVSDNVE
- a CDS encoding ABC transporter substrate-binding protein encodes the protein MFFKALTQRLTRGFQALVVTSALLGSQASGAAEPLKIGYSDWPGWVAWQVAIEKDWFKQAGVAVKFEWFDYSASMEAFAAGKIDAVTVTNGDALVTGAGGAKSVMIMLTDYSNGNDMIVGRPGIKSLQDLKGKKVAVEAGLVEHLLLLNGLKKAGMKESDVTLVNAKTNEMPQVLASGEVAAVGAWQPIAGQAIKAVPGARPLLTSADEPGLIYDVLTVNPASLANRKADWQKVVAVWDKVVAYIEDPKTQPDAVKIMAARVGVPPATYTQFLKGTKLLSLAEGKKVMVKAEGFKSLYGSSQIADDFNVKNGVYKTPQKVDTYIDPSLTNAAAK